One Acutalibacter muris DNA window includes the following coding sequences:
- a CDS encoding DNA-3-methyladenine glycosylase family protein, giving the protein MSGVQIPAEFDLPQTLDCGQAFRWRPTPEDSETWCGAAYGRYLTLRRVGNQLELDCSQGDMDGVWRAYFDLSEDYARIRGELSDLSPVLKEAAEFAPGIRILRQEPWEALCSFIMSQNNNISRIKGLVNNFCRMFGGKIPGTDMRSFPGPETVAALSLEDLEPLRSGYRAPYILDAARKVVEGEIDLQRIVREPTGYGREELRKIKGVGPKVAECALLYGFHKTECFPMDVWMKRAMAQLLPGMAPEDFGPNAGLAQQYIFHYSRRHPELFL; this is encoded by the coding sequence ATGAGCGGCGTACAGATACCGGCGGAGTTTGACCTGCCCCAGACCCTGGACTGCGGTCAGGCTTTCCGCTGGAGGCCGACCCCGGAGGATTCTGAAACCTGGTGCGGCGCGGCCTATGGGAGATATCTGACCCTGCGGAGGGTGGGGAACCAGTTGGAGCTGGACTGTTCCCAGGGGGATATGGACGGCGTTTGGCGCGCCTATTTCGACCTTTCCGAGGACTATGCCCGGATCCGAGGGGAGCTCTCCGACCTGAGCCCTGTGCTCAAGGAGGCCGCGGAGTTTGCCCCTGGCATACGCATACTGCGCCAGGAGCCCTGGGAGGCACTGTGCTCGTTTATCATGTCTCAGAACAACAATATCAGTCGTATCAAGGGCCTGGTAAACAACTTCTGCCGTATGTTCGGCGGGAAGATACCCGGCACGGATATGCGCTCCTTCCCTGGGCCGGAGACTGTGGCGGCATTGTCGTTAGAGGACCTGGAGCCCCTTCGCTCCGGCTACCGCGCGCCCTACATACTGGACGCGGCCAGAAAGGTCGTGGAGGGTGAGATTGATCTTCAGCGTATCGTGCGCGAGCCCACCGGGTATGGCCGGGAGGAATTGCGAAAGATAAAGGGAGTGGGCCCAAAGGTGGCGGAATGTGCGCTTCTATATGGATTTCATAAAACTGAGTGTTTTCCCATGGACGTGTGGATGAAGCGGGCCATGGCCCAGCTGCTGCCAGGGATGGCCCCGGAGGATTTTGGCCCCAATGCAGGGCTTGCGCAGCAGTATATATTCCACTACAGCCGGAGGCACCCGGAGCTGTTCCTGTGA
- a CDS encoding DUF6062 family protein: protein MREDICSIPVNEVFEPKDGCPFCRMRDMLEDRMATYITGAAMMEPDVRIETNRLGFCSEHFNQILARGSRLSVALILESLLAEVKGQVFPEGKAVPKTIAAAVHSREDNCFICANIKDSMRHLLESTLALWQNEQEFRDLYAAQQYICLPHYGLVMAAAGKMPKKNFVPFEAETTRLAKAYLEELSGDVTHFCRMFDYRNAGGDWGNSKDAIERAMTWLTSRAPTAQQDSGEKNR from the coding sequence ATGCGAGAGGACATATGTTCAATTCCCGTAAACGAAGTGTTCGAGCCCAAGGACGGCTGTCCCTTCTGCCGGATGCGCGATATGCTGGAGGACCGCATGGCTACCTATATCACGGGCGCTGCCATGATGGAGCCCGATGTGCGAATAGAGACCAACCGGCTGGGCTTCTGCTCTGAGCACTTTAACCAGATACTTGCCCGGGGCAGCAGGCTTTCCGTGGCCCTTATTTTGGAAAGCCTTTTGGCCGAGGTAAAGGGGCAGGTATTCCCCGAGGGCAAGGCAGTTCCCAAAACGATAGCCGCCGCCGTACACAGCCGGGAGGATAACTGCTTTATCTGCGCCAATATCAAGGACAGTATGCGCCACCTTTTGGAGAGCACCCTGGCCCTATGGCAGAACGAGCAGGAGTTTAGGGACTTGTACGCTGCCCAACAATATATCTGTCTGCCCCACTATGGGCTGGTGATGGCGGCGGCGGGGAAGATGCCCAAGAAGAATTTTGTGCCCTTCGAGGCCGAGACCACCCGCCTTGCGAAGGCCTATCTTGAGGAGCTCAGCGGCGACGTGACCCACTTCTGCCGTATGTTTGATTACCGCAACGCCGGCGGCGACTGGGGTAATTCCAAGGACGCCATAGAACGGGCTATGACCTGGCTCACCTCTCGGGCCCCCACTGCCCAACAGGACTCCGGGGAGAAGAACCGATGA
- the pgsA gene encoding CDP-diacylglycerol--glycerol-3-phosphate 3-phosphatidyltransferase, protein MKMNLPNKLTLLRCAMVPFFMVFAALTRFGTPEFSRVYSLIAGVIFALASITDLLDGKIARKYHLETDFGKFADPLADKMLTTAAFIYMVVDGVCSPIVLALTLFREFAVAGIRMVAASKSRVIAANMWGKVKTVLQMSTILIYYTLTAIASGSDAMAVSLITQVLCWAVAVVTVISGVIYIKDNIEAIK, encoded by the coding sequence CCTTCCCAACAAGCTGACCCTGTTAAGGTGCGCCATGGTGCCCTTCTTCATGGTGTTCGCGGCCCTTACCAGGTTTGGAACCCCGGAGTTTAGCCGGGTCTACAGCCTTATCGCCGGGGTGATTTTTGCCCTGGCAAGCATAACCGACCTGTTGGACGGTAAGATAGCCCGGAAGTACCACCTTGAGACGGACTTCGGCAAATTTGCAGACCCTCTGGCGGACAAGATGCTCACCACCGCTGCGTTCATCTATATGGTGGTGGACGGTGTATGCAGCCCCATAGTCTTGGCTCTGACCCTCTTCAGGGAGTTCGCCGTGGCGGGCATACGCATGGTGGCCGCCTCAAAAAGCCGGGTGATAGCGGCAAATATGTGGGGCAAGGTGAAGACCGTGCTTCAAATGTCCACTATACTTATATATTATACTCTTACGGCTATTGCCAGCGGCTCTGACGCTATGGCAGTCTCCCTGATAACCCAGGTGCTCTGCTGGGCGGTGGCTGTGGTGACGGTGATATCCGGGGTCATCTATATCAAGGACAACATTGAGGCAATCAAATAG